In Porphyromonas cangingivalis, a genomic segment contains:
- a CDS encoding AAA family ATPase encodes MDAFYKIHRRLLDHRSKHVRRTLMDEIDPTHRFICVRGTRGIGKTSFLLDYVAEHYRPVASECLYANLNHFYFSEHTLYDFARAFVERGGELLLLDQIFKYPNWSAELRRCYEDFPTLRVIVAASSVMSLSEEADFIKVYDLRGFSFREYYGFVHNVEHPAYTLKDILMHHEDIASTIVNEQHPAEAFNDYLKQGFYPFFQENEASFGETLVKMMNMTLEVDVVYIHQIEPAYLYKLRKLLYLIASSATNTANVSTMSKEIGTSRATVMNYLKYLADAGMITMLYKQGEEYPKKPHRLYLNNTNIAQALSLHEPQVDDLRKIFLLSHLTPYYDVCAAESNAADFLVEGQYALKATDIMRKRGDMSTYFVVDDLTVGHGRQIPLWLFGFLY; translated from the coding sequence ATGGACGCATTTTACAAGATACACAGACGACTTTTGGATCACCGCTCCAAGCATGTGCGACGTACGCTCATGGATGAGATCGATCCTACGCACAGGTTTATCTGTGTAAGGGGTACCAGAGGTATCGGTAAGACGTCTTTTCTGTTGGATTATGTGGCTGAGCACTATCGTCCCGTAGCGAGTGAGTGCTTGTATGCCAATCTCAACCACTTCTACTTCTCCGAGCATACGCTGTACGACTTTGCGCGTGCTTTCGTTGAGAGGGGAGGGGAGCTCCTTCTTCTGGATCAGATCTTCAAGTATCCTAACTGGTCTGCCGAGCTGCGCCGTTGTTACGAAGACTTCCCGACTCTGAGGGTCATCGTGGCTGCTTCGTCGGTGATGAGTCTGTCGGAGGAAGCGGACTTCATCAAGGTGTATGATCTGAGAGGTTTTTCGTTCAGAGAGTACTACGGCTTCGTGCACAATGTGGAGCACCCCGCATACACGCTCAAGGATATCCTCATGCACCACGAAGACATTGCGTCGACGATAGTGAATGAGCAGCATCCTGCGGAGGCATTCAACGACTATCTCAAGCAGGGCTTCTATCCGTTCTTTCAGGAGAATGAGGCTTCGTTCGGCGAGACACTTGTCAAGATGATGAACATGACCCTTGAGGTCGATGTGGTATACATCCATCAGATCGAGCCGGCCTACCTCTACAAGCTCCGCAAGCTGCTTTATCTCATTGCTTCGAGTGCGACGAATACCGCAAATGTCTCGACGATGAGCAAGGAGATAGGGACTTCGCGCGCCACGGTGATGAACTACCTCAAGTACCTCGCCGATGCCGGGATGATCACCATGCTCTACAAGCAGGGTGAGGAGTACCCAAAGAAACCACATCGTCTCTATCTCAACAACACAAACATCGCTCAAGCCCTCTCTCTGCACGAACCGCAGGTGGATGACTTGCGCAAGATCTTCCTCCTCAGTCATCTCACGCCATACTACGACGTATGTGCTGCGGAGAGCAATGCCGCCGACTTCCTTGTCGAAGGGCAGTATGCACTCAAGGCGACGGACATCATGAGGAAGCGTGGCGACATGAGCACTTACTTTGTGGTCGATGACCTTACCGTGGGACACGGACGTCAGATACCGCTGTGGCTCTTCGGATTTTTGTATTGA
- a CDS encoding DUF6935 domain-containing protein, translating to MKLNRLHLSLLSLATVASLALSSCGGSTTPDNGKKQTPEDTKKENPDNNPNTGNLPALSVSIEGEINPTTFVSGQKGSVSFNRFPASVEEFKQVRNQIGKTPHGAAALNIMALEMYRRNANIGMQCLEIIGTKNYVAPKGALMNKLKGGVKKPYQYAAYLDGARYDNGYKPTKPYTIRVKVDEGRQYGKSGNDIIYLNLYIVNNGSDKDAIIKLTRHDEENMDPKNEYFLVYMSDAYFNVRDIKFDQTFEGLD from the coding sequence ATGAAACTGAACAGACTCCACCTTTCGCTACTCTCACTTGCGACTGTGGCATCGTTGGCACTATCTTCTTGCGGTGGCTCAACAACTCCCGACAACGGAAAGAAACAAACACCCGAAGACACAAAGAAAGAAAACCCCGACAACAATCCAAACACAGGCAACCTCCCTGCCCTTTCGGTAAGCATCGAGGGAGAGATCAACCCTACCACTTTCGTATCAGGACAGAAGGGATCGGTATCCTTCAACAGATTTCCTGCTTCGGTAGAAGAGTTCAAGCAAGTGCGCAACCAGATCGGCAAGACTCCTCACGGAGCAGCTGCACTCAACATCATGGCTCTTGAAATGTATCGTCGCAATGCCAACATCGGTATGCAGTGCCTCGAAATCATCGGCACAAAGAACTATGTCGCTCCAAAGGGTGCGCTCATGAACAAGCTCAAAGGTGGGGTCAAGAAGCCTTACCAATACGCTGCATACCTCGATGGCGCAAGATATGACAATGGCTACAAGCCTACCAAGCCTTACACCATCCGTGTCAAGGTGGATGAAGGTCGCCAATACGGAAAATCCGGCAACGACATCATCTACCTCAACCTCTACATCGTCAACAATGGTAGCGACAAGGATGCAATCATCAAGCTCACAAGACATGACGAAGAAAACATGGATCCAAAGAACGAGTACTTCCTCGTCTACATGTCGGATGCTTACTTTAATGTCCGCGACATCAAGTTTGACCAGACATTTGAAGGACTTGACTAA
- a CDS encoding trimeric intracellular cation channel family protein: protein MVDFVTLCDYLGTFAFAVSGIRLASSKKIDLFGAYVVGLATAVGGGTIRDLLLGLTPFWLTQSSYVIITFIALLYVAIFRKIVIRMSPTVFIFDAVGLGLFVIVGMDKAFSQGYPEWVAIIMGVITGSFGGLIRDIFLQEIPLIFRKDLYALACVFGGLVYTALFHLGITQGVAQVISAVSIILCRILAVKYHLGLPTLKGED, encoded by the coding sequence ATGGTAGACTTCGTTACTCTATGTGACTATCTCGGGACTTTTGCTTTTGCTGTCTCCGGTATCCGATTGGCTTCGAGCAAGAAGATAGACCTCTTCGGTGCTTATGTCGTCGGCCTTGCGACAGCTGTGGGCGGAGGTACGATCAGAGACTTGCTCTTGGGGCTTACCCCTTTCTGGCTCACACAGTCTTCTTATGTCATCATCACCTTCATCGCCCTGCTGTATGTCGCCATCTTCCGTAAGATCGTTATCCGTATGAGTCCGACGGTGTTCATCTTCGATGCCGTCGGTCTCGGACTCTTTGTCATCGTCGGTATGGACAAGGCCTTTTCGCAAGGTTATCCCGAGTGGGTCGCCATCATCATGGGGGTGATCACGGGATCGTTTGGGGGGTTGATCAGAGACATCTTCTTGCAGGAGATACCGCTCATCTTCCGTAAAGATCTCTATGCCCTTGCCTGTGTCTTTGGGGGGCTTGTGTACACGGCGTTGTTTCACCTCGGTATTACTCAAGGTGTGGCTCAGGTCATCTCGGCAGTGAGTATCATCCTCTGCCGTATCTTGGCGGTCAAATACCACCTCGGGCTTCCCACACTCAAGGGCGAAGACTGA
- the panB gene encoding 3-methyl-2-oxobutanoate hydroxymethyltransferase → MSNYLSTDTCKITTARLLEMKRKEEKISMITSYDFSMARLADAAMVDAILVGDSAANVMAGHATTLPITLDQMIYHAQCVVRGVQRAFVVVDLPFGTYQGDSIEALKSAVRVMKETGADCLKMEGGAEIRESVERILSAGIPVMAHLGLTPQSINKFGSYGVRAQGEAEARKLREDALLLESLGCCALVLEKIPASLAEEVSKTLSIPVIGIGAGRKVDGQVLVLQDMLGITQGFSPKFLRRYANLGEEIKDAINRYVSDVKTLDFPNESEQY, encoded by the coding sequence ATGAGCAATTATCTAAGTACCGATACGTGTAAGATCACGACGGCAAGACTATTGGAGATGAAGCGTAAGGAGGAGAAGATCTCGATGATCACGTCGTATGACTTCTCGATGGCTCGGCTGGCAGATGCTGCCATGGTCGATGCTATCCTCGTGGGAGACTCGGCAGCCAATGTCATGGCGGGGCATGCCACAACACTACCGATCACCCTTGATCAGATGATCTACCACGCACAGTGTGTGGTGAGGGGTGTACAGAGGGCTTTTGTCGTGGTCGACCTCCCTTTCGGGACATATCAGGGGGACTCCATCGAGGCACTCAAGTCGGCAGTCAGAGTGATGAAAGAGACCGGTGCAGACTGTCTCAAGATGGAGGGCGGAGCAGAGATACGTGAATCTGTCGAACGCATCCTCAGTGCCGGTATCCCGGTGATGGCTCACCTTGGTCTCACGCCACAGTCGATCAATAAGTTTGGTTCCTACGGCGTCCGAGCTCAGGGCGAAGCCGAAGCTCGCAAACTCCGTGAGGATGCCCTCCTGCTGGAGAGCTTGGGTTGCTGTGCCCTCGTGCTCGAGAAGATCCCTGCAAGTCTCGCCGAAGAAGTGTCCAAGACCCTCTCCATCCCTGTCATCGGTATAGGTGCAGGCCGGAAGGTGGACGGACAGGTGCTTGTCCTTCAGGATATGCTCGGGATCACTCAGGGCTTCTCTCCTAAGTTTTTACGCAGGTATGCCAATCTCGGTGAGGAGATCAAGGATGCGATCAACCGCTATGTCTCCGATGTCAAGACTCTGGACTTTCCCAACGAGAGTGAGCAGTACTGA
- a CDS encoding OmpH family outer membrane protein encodes MKKYLLALVLLILPSFVFAQEAQKVAVVNTQMIFAEMPDTKAMQKELEKLQKTYEESIELMKQELQKKYEDYVAKQDTYIETIKAAKQKEIQDINQRIQDTLRVAEEDLQSKSQKLMAPIQQKIKDAINKVGAENGFAYILDAQAMLYVGSAGIDATDLVRNKLGLKK; translated from the coding sequence ATGAAAAAGTATCTATTAGCACTCGTACTCCTCATCCTTCCATCGTTTGTCTTCGCGCAAGAAGCACAGAAGGTGGCAGTCGTCAACACACAGATGATCTTCGCCGAAATGCCGGACACAAAGGCAATGCAGAAAGAGCTCGAAAAGCTCCAAAAGACGTACGAAGAGTCTATCGAACTCATGAAGCAAGAGCTCCAAAAGAAGTATGAAGACTACGTTGCGAAGCAAGACACTTACATCGAGACCATCAAGGCAGCTAAGCAAAAGGAGATCCAAGACATCAACCAGCGCATCCAAGACACTTTGCGTGTGGCGGAAGAAGACCTTCAGAGCAAGAGCCAAAAGCTCATGGCTCCTATCCAACAGAAGATCAAGGATGCCATCAACAAGGTCGGTGCTGAAAATGGTTTCGCTTACATCCTTGATGCACAAGCAATGCTTTATGTCGGCTCAGCCGGTATCGATGCTACCGATCTCGTACGCAACAAGCTTGGCTTGAAGAAGTAA
- a CDS encoding OmpH family outer membrane protein — MKRLLLTITLLMGSLFGVAQAQNANYALIDMQYLSSKLPAYKKATEQLKEMTEKWEKEINAYREEAKKMYISYQKDMARLSSQAKVEREDAIVNVEERVRQLQQKYFGPKGELAKKQEELIKPIQDNIYEAVKLISARRGYLMVLDRASVTGIIFADPKADISNDVLAVLGYRE, encoded by the coding sequence ATGAAACGATTACTACTGACTATCACACTACTTATGGGCTCCCTCTTCGGTGTCGCCCAAGCACAGAATGCCAACTACGCACTCATAGATATGCAATATCTCTCTTCGAAGCTCCCGGCTTACAAGAAGGCTACCGAACAACTCAAGGAGATGACTGAGAAGTGGGAGAAGGAGATTAACGCTTACCGCGAAGAGGCGAAGAAGATGTACATCAGCTATCAGAAGGACATGGCTCGCCTCTCCTCTCAGGCAAAGGTCGAGCGTGAGGATGCCATCGTCAATGTCGAAGAGCGTGTACGTCAGCTTCAGCAAAAGTACTTCGGTCCCAAGGGTGAACTTGCCAAGAAGCAGGAAGAGCTTATCAAACCCATCCAAGACAATATCTACGAGGCTGTCAAGCTCATATCAGCAAGGAGAGGTTACCTCATGGTGCTCGATAGAGCTTCCGTCACAGGTATTATCTTCGCAGATCCCAAGGCCGACATCAGCAATGATGTCCTCGCCGTGCTGGGTTACAGAGAATAA
- a CDS encoding BamA/OMP85 family outer membrane protein gives MKIRNYTSGIGKIWGALLCCTVATTAWAQEAPKDTVPPSKEVPTISYAHPVNKMIAGIEVRGNKSYDAPIVISVSGLAVGQRVDIPGDAITNAVHNYNRNGLFSEVSIEASRIEGDNVWLVINIVERPRLSELRINGVKKGEAESLMKNQLASLSQGAHITPNIIDRAKIVISRFFDEKGFGNVKIDTRETPDPSREGYVLLDFDVQKNTKTKVHQINFIGNKNVTDFQLHKAMKKTNERFSLVRNPWNSILEIFNSSKFVQKDYQEDLNNILSLYHQHGYRDAEIIADTVYRHNDKRYNIDITIDEGKRYYIKDINFVGNTKYTTETLERLFGMKRGDVYDQKKLEARLNMDEDAISNLYTNNGYLFANMQPIETEVAGDSVTLDIRIFEGKPATINKVIINGSDRLYEDVVRRELYTKPGMLFSKDYIIRSIRQLAQMQHFDNEKIVPNPIPNQENGTVDIEWDLVSKSNDQVELSLGWSQTGLIGRAALKFTNFSMKNLFNPKTYKGIIPQGEGQTLTLSAQTNARYYQSYSIQFMDPWFGGKRPNMFSISAWWSRQTQINYKFYQSQLQNLPYDPMYGGYGYGGYPGYGYGGYPGAYGYGGYGGYNYGGYGYGYDASALLESAYDPDRTLDIFGGNIAYGKRLMWPDDNFQVQLGLNYTVYRMRNWNQPYLNFGLENGISNDLNLSFNIARVSIDNPVYTRRGSNFSLNLAATPPYSLFDKIDYSDPTVSPEKRNRFIEYYKIKVKGQTFLPLIDERTYKRVPVLMTRAEAGFIGSYNPNKQSPFGTFFVGGDGTSGYYGSGYLNETIGLRGYKNGSIAGSAYSYTRLSMELRYPLVFENSTTIWILGFAEAGNAWTRLKDFNPFQLKRSVGVGARIILPMIGLMGIDWGYGFDVPNNGFERGGSNLHFVIGQEF, from the coding sequence ATGAAGATACGTAATTATACATCCGGGATCGGCAAGATATGGGGAGCGTTGCTCTGCTGCACTGTGGCAACAACAGCGTGGGCCCAAGAGGCTCCAAAGGACACCGTGCCCCCTTCCAAAGAGGTGCCGACTATCTCTTACGCTCACCCTGTCAATAAGATGATCGCGGGTATCGAGGTCCGAGGCAACAAGAGCTACGATGCCCCCATAGTCATCAGCGTGTCGGGTCTTGCAGTAGGACAGCGTGTCGACATCCCCGGGGATGCGATCACCAATGCGGTACATAATTACAATCGCAACGGACTCTTCTCTGAAGTGAGTATAGAGGCAAGCCGTATCGAAGGCGACAATGTTTGGCTCGTCATCAACATCGTCGAGCGTCCACGTCTCTCTGAACTCCGTATCAATGGGGTGAAGAAGGGTGAAGCAGAGTCTTTGATGAAAAATCAACTCGCTTCTCTCTCTCAAGGTGCACACATCACACCAAACATCATCGACAGAGCTAAGATCGTCATCTCAAGGTTTTTCGACGAGAAGGGATTCGGCAATGTGAAGATCGATACACGTGAGACGCCCGATCCGAGCCGTGAGGGGTATGTGCTCTTGGACTTTGACGTGCAGAAGAATACGAAGACCAAGGTGCATCAGATCAACTTCATCGGCAACAAAAATGTTACGGACTTCCAGCTACACAAGGCGATGAAGAAGACCAACGAGCGTTTTTCGCTTGTGCGTAACCCCTGGAACAGTATCTTGGAGATCTTCAATTCGAGCAAGTTTGTCCAAAAAGACTATCAGGAGGATCTGAACAACATTTTGTCGCTCTATCACCAGCACGGTTATAGGGATGCCGAGATCATTGCTGATACCGTTTACCGTCACAACGACAAGAGATACAACATCGACATCACCATCGATGAGGGAAAGAGATATTACATCAAAGACATCAACTTCGTCGGTAATACGAAGTACACCACCGAGACCCTCGAACGCCTCTTCGGGATGAAGCGTGGAGATGTCTACGACCAGAAGAAGCTTGAGGCGCGTCTCAATATGGATGAAGATGCGATCAGTAACCTCTATACCAACAACGGCTATCTCTTTGCAAATATGCAACCGATAGAGACAGAGGTCGCAGGCGACTCGGTCACCCTTGACATACGCATATTCGAAGGCAAGCCTGCAACGATCAACAAGGTCATCATCAATGGTAGTGATCGCCTTTACGAAGATGTCGTCCGTCGCGAACTCTATACCAAGCCCGGTATGCTCTTCAGCAAGGATTATATCATTCGTTCGATACGTCAGTTGGCACAGATGCAGCACTTCGACAACGAAAAGATCGTGCCTAACCCCATCCCAAATCAAGAGAACGGTACTGTGGACATCGAATGGGATCTTGTCTCAAAGAGTAACGACCAGGTAGAGCTTTCTCTTGGCTGGAGCCAGACCGGTCTCATCGGCCGTGCGGCATTGAAGTTTACCAACTTCTCGATGAAGAACCTCTTCAACCCCAAGACCTACAAGGGGATCATTCCACAGGGTGAAGGGCAGACTCTCACACTCAGTGCGCAGACCAATGCTCGCTACTACCAGTCGTATAGTATTCAGTTCATGGATCCATGGTTCGGCGGTAAGCGACCCAATATGTTCAGCATCTCTGCATGGTGGTCACGCCAGACCCAGATCAACTATAAGTTCTATCAGTCTCAGCTCCAAAATCTTCCTTATGATCCGATGTATGGAGGATACGGCTATGGGGGGTATCCCGGTTACGGCTACGGAGGCTATCCGGGAGCTTATGGTTATGGAGGGTACGGTGGTTACAACTATGGAGGGTACGGTTATGGCTACGATGCTTCGGCCCTCTTGGAGAGTGCTTACGACCCCGATCGTACACTCGATATCTTTGGTGGTAACATCGCTTATGGTAAGCGACTCATGTGGCCCGATGATAACTTCCAGGTTCAACTCGGTCTCAACTATACCGTTTACAGGATGAGAAACTGGAACCAGCCTTACCTCAACTTCGGTCTTGAGAACGGTATCTCCAACGACCTCAACCTCTCTTTCAACATTGCTCGTGTCTCCATCGACAACCCCGTCTACACTCGTCGTGGGTCAAACTTCTCGCTCAACCTCGCAGCGACCCCCCCTTACTCACTCTTCGATAAGATCGACTACTCCGATCCTACCGTCTCACCCGAGAAGCGCAACAGGTTCATCGAGTACTACAAGATCAAGGTGAAAGGACAGACCTTCTTGCCACTCATCGACGAGCGTACTTATAAGCGTGTGCCGGTGCTCATGACAAGAGCAGAAGCCGGATTTATCGGGTCATACAATCCCAATAAGCAGTCACCGTTCGGTACATTCTTTGTCGGGGGCGACGGTACTTCGGGTTACTACGGGTCAGGTTACCTCAATGAGACCATCGGGCTCCGTGGTTACAAGAACGGTAGCATCGCCGGCTCCGCTTACTCGTACACTCGTCTCAGCATGGAGTTGAGATACCCTCTCGTGTTCGAAAATAGCACTACCATTTGGATTCTCGGCTTTGCCGAAGCCGGTAATGCTTGGACACGCCTGAAAGACTTCAACCCATTCCAACTCAAACGCTCTGTCGGTGTCGGTGCGCGTATCATCCTTCCGATGATCGGACTCATGGGTATCGACTGGGGTTACGGTTTTGATGTGCCCAACAACGGTTTCGAAAGAGGTGGTAGCAACCTCCACTTTGTCATCGGTCAAGAGTTCTAA
- a CDS encoding isoprenyl transferase, with protein MSQIADASLSLVPRHVAIIMDGNGRWAQSKSKERAYGHIHGIEPVRKVIKTAVREGIEVLTLYTFSEENWHRPQEEVDALMSLLITSIKNEVEELSANGVRLQAIGALDKLPPLALGTLREAIDATKHNTKLTVVLALSYSSRTEITSAVQSITKAVVDGTLAIDDIDETLISSHLYTAHLPPPDLLIRTGGECRISNFLLWQIAYTELYFCDVFWPDFGETEFLEALEDYGHRQRRFGKTGEQVMASADYCGEECSDKR; from the coding sequence ATGTCTCAGATTGCCGATGCATCCCTCAGCCTCGTGCCTCGTCACGTGGCGATCATCATGGACGGAAACGGTCGTTGGGCTCAATCGAAGTCCAAAGAGCGTGCCTATGGCCATATCCATGGCATCGAGCCCGTGCGCAAGGTCATCAAGACCGCTGTGCGAGAGGGGATAGAGGTATTGACTCTGTACACCTTCTCGGAAGAGAACTGGCACAGACCCCAGGAGGAGGTCGACGCACTCATGTCACTCCTTATCACTTCGATCAAAAATGAAGTCGAGGAGCTCTCTGCCAATGGTGTACGCTTGCAAGCGATAGGAGCCTTGGACAAACTGCCCCCACTTGCACTCGGTACGCTCCGAGAGGCGATAGACGCGACGAAGCACAACACGAAACTTACTGTCGTGCTGGCACTGAGTTATTCGAGCCGCACGGAGATCACTTCGGCTGTGCAGAGCATCACAAAGGCAGTGGTTGATGGGACTTTGGCCATCGATGATATAGATGAGACCCTCATCTCTTCGCATCTGTACACGGCTCATCTGCCTCCTCCTGACCTGCTCATCCGCACAGGTGGAGAGTGTCGCATCAGCAACTTCCTTCTTTGGCAGATCGCATACACGGAGTTGTATTTCTGTGATGTGTTTTGGCCGGACTTTGGGGAGACCGAGTTTTTGGAGGCTTTGGAGGATTATGGACACAGGCAGCGTCGATTTGGCAAGACAGGCGAGCAAGTCATGGCTTCTGCAGACTATTGCGGAGAGGAGTGTTCGGACAAAAGATAA